Proteins from one Microbacterium sp. Root553 genomic window:
- a CDS encoding pseudouridine synthase, with protein MSGFETPEGVRLQKVLAAAGVASRRVVEQYIVEGRIKVNGETVTELGRRIDPETDLVDVDGTAVQLDVSKRYVILNKPTGVVSSMRDESGRPDLRRFTDDYEERLYNVGRLDAETSGLLVLTNDGELAHVLAHPSFGVTKVYIAKVDGAVTAQTISRLTKGIDLDDGFIAADKARLLDTSRGSSLVELTLHSGRNRIVRRMLAAVGHPVTELVRRQFGPLHLGTLPVGKSRELTKIELGALLTLSRRDSGVAAAPGEQQENE; from the coding sequence ATGAGCGGCTTCGAGACACCCGAGGGCGTCCGCCTGCAGAAGGTCCTGGCTGCCGCCGGGGTCGCCTCGCGACGGGTCGTGGAGCAGTACATCGTCGAGGGCCGGATCAAGGTCAACGGCGAGACCGTGACCGAGCTCGGACGTCGGATCGACCCCGAGACCGATCTCGTCGACGTCGACGGCACCGCCGTGCAGCTCGACGTGTCGAAGCGCTACGTGATCCTCAACAAGCCCACGGGAGTGGTCAGCAGCATGCGCGATGAGAGCGGCCGCCCCGACCTGCGCCGATTCACCGACGACTACGAAGAGCGGCTCTACAACGTCGGGCGACTGGATGCCGAGACCAGCGGCCTGCTCGTGCTGACCAACGACGGGGAGCTCGCGCACGTTCTCGCGCACCCCTCGTTCGGGGTCACCAAGGTCTACATCGCGAAGGTCGACGGCGCGGTCACGGCTCAGACGATCTCGCGGCTCACCAAGGGCATCGACCTCGACGACGGGTTCATCGCGGCCGACAAGGCGCGCCTGCTCGACACCTCGCGCGGGTCGAGCCTCGTAGAACTGACGCTGCACTCCGGGCGCAATCGCATCGTGCGGCGCATGCTGGCCGCCGTCGGCCATCCGGTCACCGAACTCGTGCGTCGGCAGTTCGGTCCGCTGCACCTGGGAACGCTCCCGGTCGGGAAGAGCCGCGAACTGACTAAAATCGAACTGGGCGCGCTCTTGACTCTGTCGCGCCGTGATTCCGGTGTCGCCGCGGCGCCAGGCGAGCAGCAGGAGAACGAGTGA
- the scpB gene encoding SMC-Scp complex subunit ScpB: MTDDVTGSVTDPPATESPLAERIEAILLIIDEPIGLIALAAAVGSPVAAVRQTIETLVDDYDGRGAGPRRGFELREVGGGWRLYVRDDHDDLVAEFIGGQAPARLSQAALETLAVIAYKQPVTRSQVASIRAVNVDSVVRTLLARGLITEMFADSETGAINYGTTDALLQHLGINSLDELPPISPLLDDGADGFDEGTIR, from the coding sequence ATGACCGATGATGTGACCGGATCCGTGACGGATCCCCCCGCGACCGAGTCTCCGCTGGCGGAGCGGATCGAGGCGATCCTGCTCATCATCGACGAGCCGATCGGGCTGATCGCGCTGGCGGCGGCCGTGGGCTCGCCGGTGGCGGCGGTGCGTCAGACGATCGAGACGCTCGTCGACGACTACGACGGCAGAGGCGCAGGCCCGCGCCGCGGGTTCGAGCTGCGTGAGGTCGGGGGCGGCTGGCGTCTCTACGTGCGCGACGACCACGACGACCTCGTGGCCGAGTTCATCGGCGGCCAGGCGCCCGCACGCCTCTCACAGGCGGCACTCGAGACGCTCGCGGTGATCGCCTACAAGCAGCCCGTGACGCGCAGCCAGGTCGCCTCCATCCGCGCGGTGAACGTGGACTCCGTGGTGCGCACGCTGCTCGCCCGCGGCCTCATCACCGAGATGTTCGCGGACTCCGAGACCGGCGCCATCAACTACGGCACTACGGATGCGCTCCTGCAGCATCTGGGCATCAACTCGCTCGACGAGCTGCCCCCCATTTCTCCTCTGCTCGACGACGGTGCAGACGGCTTCGACGAAGGGACCATCCGATGA